A genomic region of Aspergillus oryzae RIB40 DNA, chromosome 1 contains the following coding sequences:
- a CDS encoding uncharacterized protein (predicted protein): MTVRKDQPDGCTIELAECHKRAQALEGEIEIWQKKDRDSATQIIDLTKQIKELEEKISQTGKPTISYGYGNQITRKKIASACDCMKLCATYTTCKWAHFSRFGGSSRDCVLYSNARKLSYVPRIARDGVFDVWAQLFRSSCPSLS; encoded by the exons ATGACTGTTCGGAAGGACCAGCCCGATGGCTGCACTATTGAACTGGCTGAATGTCACAAAAGAGCTCAGGCTCTGGAGGGCGAAATTGAGATTTggcaaaagaaagataggGACTCGGCAACCCAGATTATCGATTTGACGAAGCAGATaaaagagctggaagaaaagattTCCCAGACTGGTA AGCCTACTATAAGCTACGGCTATGGAAATCAAATTACTCGCAAAAAGATCGCGTCTGCCTGTGATTGCATGAAACTTTGTGCAACTTATACGACATGTAAATGGGCACATTTTTCGAGATTTGGTGGCAGTTCTCGCGATTGTGTTCTTTATTCCAATGCC AGGAAGCTTTCATATGTGCCTCGAATAGCGAGAGATGGTGTATTCGATGTATGGGCCCAGCTGTTTCGTTCG TCTTGCCCTTCTCTGTCTTGA